AGGCAACCCGCGGCCGCAGCGCCACCAGTTCCGGTTCGGTTTGGGAGCGCTTGAGCAAACGCAACAAAGGAAGCAGGGTCGCGGGCTCCGACGCCGTGGAACAGCGCGAGAGAGCTTCCACCGCAAGTTTGAGCGTGGCGAGATGGGTCGAGCTCAGTTTCGACACGAATCGCGCGCGATCCTCATCGTGCGGACGAATCGCCAGCGTTTGGAAGATTTCCTCCCCCACCACCGGATCATTCCAGCGCGAGCGCAACAGGGGAAAGGCGTCGGAGGGGGGGAGGATGGACAACATTTCCACGAGAGGTGGTGTCCAGGGAAAGGCTGGATCCGTCTTGGCGGCATCGAAGAACGCCCGGGCTGCGAGACGCGCCTCGCGAATGCGCGGAAAGGAAACCCGGACCAAGTCCACGTGGGCGGGGCGTGGAAAATCGGCATGATTCAAGAGTTCGGTCGAAAAAGAAGGATGCTTCGCGGCGAACTGAGCCGCGAGTTCTCTCAGGCGTGAACTCCAAACCTGTTTGGGTCGCTGGGAGATGCCTTGCCATTTTCGGTCCATGCCGAGCATGGCGGACACTGCTTGAGAAATTCCATTCGACGGCCAGCTTCCTCGAAGCCGGGCCAGCGCCGTCAGAAAATGAAAATCATCCTGGGGCGTGCTGCGCGGCGTCAAGCGAGCCAGGACCGCCCGGGGCGCTGCCTCCTGATCATCCATGATCATCGCGAGCAGCCGGGCAGCTTCACGAGCGTTGTCATGTCCGGACGGGGCTTGCTCCAAAATACGCACGGCGGCCCGGCCCGCCCTGGCTCTGGCCGCGGAATCCTGGGGAACACCTCCTGGGAACTCATAAGCTGTAAACAGTTCGACGGAGGGCTTGGCCAGATTCCAATCACCCCAAGAACGAATCAGGAGCCGAAGTGCTCGTCCATGGTCCGCACGGCTTCGTTGATCTTCGAGGCACGTCAGGGCTGCTTGCACCGCCTGGGCGATGTTCGTATCCCCTCGTTCCAAAGCCGCCCAAGCCAGGGCCACGTGAGTCCCGGACGTGGCCTGAAGGGGCGGCTTCGCGGTCGATGTCCATGCGTCATTCGATAGTCGCGAGGAGACCAGTCGCGCCGCGCGGCGGACACCTTTGACGTCATTGACTAATGCGGTCCATTTCTGGAGTAAGGCGGGGCTGGCCGCGAGGCCGGCACCCAGCAGCCTGGCTGCGCTCTCACAGGCCGTTCGCCGCACTTCGACGGAGGGGTCTGCGAAGGCGTGGGTCAAGGTGTCGAGCACGCTTGTGTTCTCGTTGAATCCCAAGGCCCATACGGCGCGCGCGCGAACGCTCGGTGGCGTTTCCAAATCGACGGCCACCTTTCTGAAAACCTCGACCTCGCGGCCTTCGAAGACGTCAGCCAGGATTTCGATGGCACGAATTTTTGCCCTCGCGTCTCGTTTCGATTCCTCGACAGCCCGGACAAACTCCGCCGCCCCCAGGCGTCTGGCTGCGGGTTCCCAACCTCGGCGAGACCATGCTTCCAACGGTTGCGGAGCGCTCAAGATTTCATCGAGTGTGGCCGGCGGATGACTCTGGACGCCTGGCGCGCTTTCGCTCCGTTCAGGTTGTATGCGGTAGATCCCGCCCCGGGTTCTCCTTCCTCCGATGGAAATCAGGAGAGAGCCGTCCGGGGTTACTTCCACGTCCGTCGGAGCAAATCCATTGGCTCCCGCCGGTTCCAGGAAGACTCGCGCTTCGGATCCGTCACTCGGACAAAACCAAACCTTCCCGAAGGTCCAGTCGAGGGCGAACACCCCGTTTCGGTAAGCCTCAGAAAAAAGGCGGTGCCGATACGCCGCCACTCCAGTCGGAGATCCTCGGCCCATCCAATACAGGGGTTGAACGGCGTCCTCCTCATAGCTCGGGCGAGCCCAGGTGCGCTCGTGCCCTCCCAGTTGCCATCCGTGATGCTGGCCCCACGCGAGGGTATAAACCCGCGTCGGGACGTACCAAGGGAGCGCGAAATCGCGCTCGCAATCGCTGTCCCAAGTCATCACCGCTCCCTGCTCGAGAAAATCGAAATCGTA
The DNA window shown above is from Verrucomicrobiota bacterium and carries:
- a CDS encoding c-type cytochrome encodes the protein MSVASGIRTATGLAVLLFSFGSVAETVLIEAEGLRIEKGFKVQRVADDPLVPDASAMTLDGHGRPVVAGAGYIKRLEDRDADGQYETAEILARTRGSAMGLNFEGHDLLAVVDGGLWRYRDTNADGKPDGAPTQLMPLRMGEHGAHAIRKGPDGAWYLLGGNEAGFSTLPALHTSSWVRNPVAGALLRLGRDFQRVTVEAHGFRNPYDFDFLEQGAVMTWDSDCERDFALPWYVPTRVYTLAWGQHHGWQLGGHERTWARPSYEEDAVQPLYWMGRGSPTGVAAYRHRLFSEAYRNGVFALDWTFGKVWFCPSDGSEARVFLEPAGANGFAPTDVEVTPDGSLLISIGGRRTRGGIYRIQPERSESAPGVQSHPPATLDEILSAPQPLEAWSRRGWEPAARRLGAAEFVRAVEESKRDARAKIRAIEILADVFEGREVEVFRKVAVDLETPPSVRARAVWALGFNENTSVLDTLTHAFADPSVEVRRTACESAARLLGAGLAASPALLQKWTALVNDVKGVRRAARLVSSRLSNDAWTSTAKPPLQATSGTHVALAWAALERGDTNIAQAVQAALTCLEDQRSRADHGRALRLLIRSWGDWNLAKPSVELFTAYEFPGGVPQDSAARARAGRAAVRILEQAPSGHDNAREAARLLAMIMDDQEAAPRAVLARLTPRSTPQDDFHFLTALARLRGSWPSNGISQAVSAMLGMDRKWQGISQRPKQVWSSRLRELAAQFAAKHPSFSTELLNHADFPRPAHVDLVRVSFPRIREARLAARAFFDAAKTDPAFPWTPPLVEMLSILPPSDAFPLLRSRWNDPVVGEEIFQTLAIRPHDEDRARFVSKLSSTHLATLKLAVEALSRCSTASEPATLLPLLRLLKRSQTEPELVALRPRVALAAQRQSGQAFGWDGVREASGQPAALYQPIFDWFETAFPGAWKAWEQQQAAPRANWNERLRELPKHVGNASRGSKIFQERACAACHEGASSIGPPLAGATRRLSMEAMLESLFEPDRVVAPAYQTYWVKPRRGDPVLGQVAFESADGVILIEGPGKTRRIDQSDMESKTPSSKSLMPSGLLDGLSASDLADLLAYLASLEP